One window of the Carnobacterium maltaromaticum DSM 20342 genome contains the following:
- a CDS encoding histidine phosphatase family protein has translation MKKHWGKLAIVAFGALLMVGCGTNNTTADKKESSSSSSEVATTTDGEVTFYVVRHGKTMLNTTDRVQGWSDAVLTPAGEEVVGFAGKGLEDVEFKTAYSSDSGRAMQTARIILDENKKSSKVALQTDERFREFNFGTYEGDLNETMWTDIAQSQGKTLEEWQSAGISPKDFANSVAALDKEKVEEGINWPAEDYATISARLKAGITELAEKESKKGDHNVLLVSHGLSMGALVDTLFDDFKLPDGGFKNASVTTITYKDGEFKLGDVNDLSYIEAGEKASK, from the coding sequence ATGAAAAAACATTGGGGTAAGTTGGCGATTGTAGCCTTTGGAGCACTATTAATGGTTGGCTGTGGCACAAACAATACAACAGCAGATAAAAAAGAATCGAGTTCATCAAGTTCAGAAGTCGCAACAACTACAGATGGAGAAGTCACTTTTTATGTTGTCCGTCATGGTAAAACAATGCTAAATACAACGGATCGTGTACAAGGATGGTCAGATGCTGTCCTAACTCCTGCTGGGGAAGAAGTGGTTGGTTTTGCTGGTAAAGGTTTAGAAGATGTTGAATTTAAAACCGCATATAGTAGCGATAGCGGACGTGCGATGCAAACAGCACGTATTATCTTAGATGAAAATAAAAAGTCATCTAAAGTGGCATTACAAACAGATGAACGCTTCCGTGAGTTTAACTTTGGTACTTATGAAGGTGACTTAAATGAAACTATGTGGACAGATATTGCTCAAAGCCAAGGAAAAACATTAGAAGAGTGGCAAAGTGCCGGCATTTCTCCAAAAGATTTTGCCAACAGTGTTGCTGCATTAGATAAAGAAAAAGTTGAAGAGGGTATTAATTGGCCTGCAGAAGATTATGCAACGATTTCTGCTCGTCTAAAAGCAGGTATTACTGAATTAGCTGAAAAAGAAAGTAAAAAAGGCGATCACAATGTTTTACTTGTTTCCCATGGTTTAAGTATGGGGGCATTAGTTGATACCTTGTTTGATGACTTTAAATTACCAGATGGTGGTTTTAAAAATGCTAGTGTCACAACAATTACGTATAAAGATGGAGAATTTAAATTAGGTGATGTAAATGATTTAAGCTATATTGAAGCTGGTGAAAAAGCAAGTAAATAA
- a CDS encoding HpcH/HpaI aldolase/citrate lyase family protein, with product MQHFNFLTQEEENQIFYKKPQPINIQQDRSLAMISASEKARIANSLGAVLYMPGTREDIAQIITKSRYSATTYILCLEDSIGDVSLEIAEENLLNQLRQIQEYKKTQSQREQDKLPMIFIRIRTPQHLADFGEKLGTLANEVNGFALPKADNRNLEDYLVTLIQVAEKADTWLWAMPILESKELMVRQTRESELNKIYALLTQPKFEQVILNIRLGATDMCGLFGLRRSIDSTIYDVSVMRDFMTDVLNYFSLDCRFVVSGCVWEFFSKRPRVMKPLLRKTPFATKLGEDGQILREELISDANDGLIREVLLDKLNGISGKTCIHPTHIVPVNSQYVISKEEYYDAKRILDSTNGQVGVFKSEKGNKMNEVKPHLLWANQVMRRSEIYGVFNEQKDFVDLLIAEYLSED from the coding sequence ATGCAACACTTTAATTTTTTAACACAAGAGGAAGAAAACCAAATTTTCTATAAAAAACCGCAACCAATTAACATTCAACAAGACCGCTCTTTAGCAATGATTTCAGCAAGTGAAAAAGCTCGAATTGCAAACTCACTAGGTGCTGTTTTGTACATGCCTGGAACAAGAGAAGATATTGCTCAAATTATTACCAAAAGTCGTTATTCAGCTACCACCTATATTTTGTGTTTAGAAGATAGTATTGGTGATGTGAGTTTGGAGATTGCTGAAGAGAATTTATTAAATCAATTGAGACAGATTCAAGAATATAAAAAGACACAAAGTCAAAGGGAACAAGATAAGTTGCCAATGATTTTTATTCGCATTCGTACACCCCAACATTTAGCTGATTTTGGTGAAAAACTAGGTACATTAGCTAATGAAGTGAACGGATTTGCTTTGCCGAAAGCTGATAATCGTAACTTAGAGGATTATTTGGTGACTTTAATTCAAGTCGCTGAAAAAGCCGATACATGGTTATGGGCGATGCCTATTTTAGAGTCAAAAGAACTAATGGTTCGCCAAACAAGAGAGTCTGAGCTAAATAAAATTTATGCACTATTAACCCAACCTAAATTTGAACAAGTAATTTTAAATATTCGGTTAGGAGCTACCGATATGTGTGGTTTATTTGGTTTACGTAGAAGTATCGATTCCACAATCTATGATGTCTCGGTGATGCGTGACTTTATGACAGATGTGCTGAATTATTTTAGTCTGGACTGCCGTTTTGTTGTTAGTGGGTGTGTCTGGGAATTTTTCAGTAAACGTCCTCGGGTAATGAAACCACTTTTAAGAAAAACGCCGTTTGCTACTAAATTGGGAGAAGATGGCCAGATTCTTCGTGAAGAGTTGATTTCAGATGCAAATGATGGTCTGATTCGAGAAGTCTTATTAGATAAATTAAATGGAATCAGTGGCAAAACTTGTATTCATCCAACGCATATAGTGCCAGTAAACAGCCAATATGTAATTTCAAAAGAGGAATATTACGATGCAAAACGCATTTTAGATAGTACTAATGGACAAGTTGGTGTTTTTAAAAGTGAAAAAGGCAATAAAATGAATGAAGTTAAACCACATTTATTATGGGCCAATCAAGTTATGCGTCGATCCGAAATTTATGGGGTCTTTAATGAACAAAAAGATTTTGTCGATTTACTAATTGCAGAATATTTAAGTGAGGACTAA
- a CDS encoding phosphoribosyltransferase family protein encodes MTEIKEYQLTEELKVQVSIIKNPLQIEPDALFQLAARINKKRSFLFVSPVLGKHLPVNPGIPLLIGRALALTYADKMDDQKELIQATLNTEFGSQNFEFNLAQLPKVELVKPVTIIGFCETATALGQAFYASFSSPAEYIHTTREILGADITPLLAFEEEHSHATSHKVYAENQDFFQNENEIILVDDEVTTGKTNLNIIRDIIKEFPHKKEFTIVSILDWRNESDQKAYQQLEKELGISIKEVSLLKGEVTELGVSSSLFEEEISNEEEQDIELCELPIFQKEIEFSKILITSEDNFGNESKLPFLSSTGRFGLTNKIDTLTSQAKILGAKLKSLREAGECLVLGTGEFMYVPLRIATFMGADVFFQATTRSPILSRNDVSGYPIFHKRQFKSIEQPVADNYVYRIPKNHYRDIFVMIERVVDEANLEGLIKQLTSDQTNVYVIDFSRNRIYQSRKTGGN; translated from the coding sequence ATGACTGAAATAAAAGAATATCAACTAACAGAAGAGTTAAAAGTCCAAGTTTCGATTATAAAAAATCCGTTACAAATAGAGCCAGATGCTCTTTTTCAACTAGCTGCTCGAATCAATAAGAAAAGAAGTTTTTTGTTTGTTAGTCCAGTTTTAGGAAAACACCTGCCTGTGAATCCAGGAATCCCATTGTTAATTGGACGAGCGCTGGCCTTAACGTATGCAGACAAAATGGATGACCAAAAAGAGTTGATTCAAGCAACATTAAACACAGAATTTGGCAGCCAAAATTTTGAATTTAATTTAGCCCAGCTTCCTAAAGTTGAGCTAGTAAAGCCTGTAACGATTATTGGATTTTGTGAAACAGCAACAGCATTAGGGCAAGCTTTTTACGCTAGTTTTTCATCGCCTGCAGAATATATTCATACGACTCGTGAAATACTTGGAGCGGATATCACGCCTCTATTAGCCTTTGAGGAAGAGCATAGCCATGCAACTTCGCATAAAGTTTATGCAGAAAACCAGGATTTCTTTCAAAATGAAAATGAGATTATTTTGGTTGATGATGAAGTAACCACTGGCAAAACCAATTTAAATATAATTCGTGATATTATCAAAGAATTTCCCCATAAAAAAGAATTTACAATCGTTTCAATCCTAGATTGGCGGAATGAAAGTGATCAAAAGGCTTATCAGCAATTGGAAAAAGAGCTTGGTATTTCAATTAAAGAAGTATCACTTTTAAAAGGTGAAGTCACAGAGCTAGGTGTATCGTCCTCATTATTTGAAGAAGAAATTAGTAATGAAGAAGAGCAAGACATTGAGTTATGTGAACTTCCTATTTTTCAAAAGGAAATTGAATTTTCTAAGATCCTGATTACCAGCGAAGATAATTTTGGAAATGAATCCAAATTACCTTTCTTATCTAGCACAGGACGATTTGGTTTGACGAATAAAATCGATACCTTAACTAGTCAAGCCAAAATATTAGGAGCTAAACTAAAATCGCTACGTGAAGCAGGCGAATGCTTAGTCCTAGGTACAGGTGAGTTTATGTATGTGCCTTTGCGGATTGCTACTTTTATGGGAGCAGATGTTTTCTTTCAAGCAACAACAAGAAGTCCTATTTTAAGTCGAAATGATGTATCTGGCTATCCAATTTTTCACAAACGCCAATTTAAAAGTATTGAGCAACCAGTCGCAGATAATTATGTCTATCGGATTCCTAAAAATCACTATCGAGATATTTTTGTAATGATTGAGCGTGTCGTGGATGAGGCCAACTTAGAAGGACTCATTAAGCAATTAACCTCAGATCAAACCAATGTATACGTTATTGATTTTTCTAGAAATCGAATCTATCAAAGTCGAAAAACAGGAGGCAATTAA
- a CDS encoding cysteine protease StiP family protein, with protein MKPFIKGSYSDEDVIFLLQDISPYVAEIATPEREVLIQNGTHYSEMLPVEYQPTAEYIALFKETLQESADRIALSVGIVAEQIIASKRKYYQGDLGKTLENLVLVSLARAGTPIGVLIKRYLKLVYQVDVPHYSISIIRGRGIDEVALDYIYRQSEQADIQFIDGWTGKGAITKELTEACVKYNQEHPKLVVPLSDSLAVLADTGYCTTLYGTREDFLIPSACLNSTVSGLVSRTVLNEQFIKPGEVHGAKYYKEFESLDLSNEYIETIMEAYLVNKVEMDREIAEAMVNWLPEEEPSWAGMKAIETIKADFGYESIHFIKPGVGETTRVLLRRVPEKLLINPEKTNDLRHILLLAKELDVPIEEYTKMPYSCCGLIKQKVGEKEI; from the coding sequence ATGAAACCATTTATAAAAGGCAGTTATTCAGATGAGGATGTTATTTTTTTACTACAAGACATTAGCCCTTATGTGGCAGAAATTGCTACACCTGAGCGAGAAGTTTTGATTCAAAATGGCACCCATTATTCCGAAATGCTACCGGTTGAGTACCAGCCGACAGCCGAATACATTGCTCTATTTAAAGAAACTTTACAAGAATCTGCTGATCGAATCGCATTATCTGTTGGAATTGTTGCGGAGCAAATTATAGCTTCTAAGCGGAAGTATTATCAAGGTGATTTGGGAAAAACTTTAGAAAATTTGGTATTAGTGAGTTTAGCACGAGCAGGCACGCCGATTGGTGTATTGATTAAACGGTACCTTAAATTGGTTTATCAAGTGGATGTTCCGCATTATTCTATTTCAATTATTCGAGGCCGTGGCATCGATGAAGTCGCTTTAGACTATATTTATCGACAGTCAGAACAAGCAGATATTCAATTTATTGATGGTTGGACGGGTAAAGGGGCTATTACAAAAGAGCTTACAGAGGCATGTGTAAAATACAATCAAGAACATCCAAAATTAGTTGTTCCATTATCTGATAGTTTAGCTGTTTTAGCAGATACTGGATACTGCACAACGCTGTATGGAACCAGAGAAGATTTCCTCATTCCAAGTGCGTGCCTTAATTCCACTGTTTCAGGTTTAGTTAGCCGAACGGTGCTAAATGAGCAATTTATTAAACCTGGCGAAGTCCACGGGGCAAAATATTACAAAGAGTTTGAATCCCTAGATTTATCTAATGAATACATTGAGACCATTATGGAAGCCTATCTCGTGAATAAAGTTGAAATGGATCGAGAGATTGCTGAAGCTATGGTAAACTGGCTCCCTGAGGAAGAACCGAGTTGGGCAGGGATGAAGGCTATTGAAACGATAAAAGCTGATTTTGGCTATGAAAGCATTCATTTTATTAAACCAGGGGTTGGTGAAACGACACGGGTTTTATTGAGAAGAGTACCAGAGAAACTATTAATTAATCCTGAAAAAACCAATGATTTACGCCACATTTTATTATTAGCTAAAGAATTGGATGTGCCTATCGAAGAATATACAAAAATGCCTTATTCTTGCTGTGGGTTAATTAAGCAAAAAGTTGGAGAAAAAGAAATATGA
- a CDS encoding HAD hydrolase family protein — protein MKKVLFTDLDGTILFSKNSLPKELKVENCVVAETYRNGHFGYMEKELVAFLQEWTQEQLFIPVTTRSTEQYERLADCFSTFNLPFALASNGGNLYRYGRLDLEWQAATKQELRKELNQKELVLELIQKMIPATSIRKIKDSDELYYCVLTIERIWEEKFILEVNKELAKLGWCAYFQHKKLYFLPKALSKERGITRLKEELAESAHYLAMGDTEMDYGMLKQQNQYLYFSGFSEKNLETTTYSLEKIHTLLEG, from the coding sequence ATGAAAAAGGTGCTGTTTACTGACTTAGATGGCACAATTTTATTTTCTAAAAACTCTTTGCCCAAAGAATTAAAGGTTGAGAACTGTGTGGTGGCAGAAACCTATCGTAACGGACATTTTGGTTACATGGAAAAAGAGTTAGTTGCTTTTCTCCAGGAATGGACTCAAGAGCAACTTTTTATCCCAGTCACAACACGTTCAACAGAACAATATGAACGTTTAGCAGATTGTTTTTCAACTTTTAATCTACCGTTTGCTCTAGCTAGTAATGGTGGGAATTTATATCGTTATGGTAGATTAGATTTAGAGTGGCAAGCTGCAACAAAGCAAGAACTTAGAAAAGAGTTAAATCAGAAAGAGCTTGTTTTGGAGCTAATTCAGAAAATGATTCCAGCTACAAGTATCCGCAAGATAAAAGATAGCGATGAATTGTATTATTGTGTCTTAACTATCGAGCGAATTTGGGAAGAAAAATTTATTTTAGAGGTCAATAAAGAACTAGCCAAGTTGGGTTGGTGTGCTTATTTTCAGCATAAAAAACTTTACTTCCTACCTAAAGCCTTATCCAAAGAACGTGGGATTACCCGCTTGAAAGAAGAACTAGCAGAATCTGCACATTATCTAGCAATGGGTGATACAGAAATGGATTATGGAATGCTTAAGCAACAAAACCAGTATCTTTATTTTTCTGGTTTTTCTGAAAAAAATCTAGAGACCACAACGTATTCTTTAGAGAAAATTCATACGTTACTCGAAGGGTAG
- a CDS encoding toxic anion resistance protein, whose amino-acid sequence MENQNETGLEEVQIVSVEKRISQAEAQKAELKTAPDVINISKNIDIKDQISILEFGKEPAEGISQFSGRILNNMSVAETQKSTVMLNQLGKIMDKFEPEDFAEEKKGFFGKIFGKGKDIMAQIMAKYQTMGGEIEVVYTEIKKYEVKMKNNVAMLNQLADENIKYYFELEKYVAAGELIAEDLRNNKIPQLQERVNNGDQMAGIELSKTSAALEMVEQRIYDLEMAKQVSLQTGPQIDMLQKGNVRLIGKINSAFVITIPVFKSALIQAVAIKQQKMTAEAMTELDNRTNEMLLKNAQNISQNSIEIAKMSGSPSIKIETMEQTWSTIMNGLEETKQIEAQNIVEREAGKKRLLELQKDYEAKKHTM is encoded by the coding sequence ATGGAAAACCAAAATGAAACAGGTTTAGAAGAAGTTCAAATAGTCAGTGTTGAGAAACGAATCTCACAAGCAGAAGCTCAAAAAGCTGAATTAAAAACAGCACCTGATGTAATTAATATCAGTAAAAACATTGATATCAAAGATCAAATTTCTATTTTAGAGTTTGGGAAAGAGCCAGCTGAAGGCATCTCACAATTTTCTGGTCGTATTTTAAACAACATGAGTGTTGCTGAAACACAAAAATCGACTGTCATGCTGAATCAGCTTGGGAAAATAATGGACAAGTTTGAACCAGAAGATTTCGCTGAAGAGAAAAAAGGATTCTTTGGTAAAATATTTGGTAAAGGAAAAGATATTATGGCGCAAATTATGGCTAAATATCAAACAATGGGCGGCGAAATCGAAGTTGTCTATACCGAGATTAAAAAATATGAAGTCAAAATGAAAAACAATGTCGCTATGCTGAATCAATTAGCTGATGAAAATATTAAATACTATTTCGAATTGGAAAAATATGTAGCTGCAGGTGAACTGATTGCGGAAGATTTGCGCAATAATAAAATTCCTCAATTACAAGAACGTGTTAACAATGGCGATCAAATGGCTGGCATCGAACTAAGTAAAACATCGGCTGCTTTAGAAATGGTTGAACAACGCATTTATGATTTAGAAATGGCCAAGCAAGTTTCTTTACAAACTGGACCACAAATCGATATGTTACAAAAAGGAAATGTCCGTTTAATCGGAAAAATCAACTCTGCCTTTGTCATTACGATTCCAGTTTTCAAGAGTGCCTTAATTCAAGCAGTTGCCATTAAACAACAAAAAATGACAGCTGAAGCTATGACTGAGTTAGACAATCGAACAAATGAAATGCTCTTAAAAAATGCACAAAATATTTCACAAAATAGCATTGAGATTGCTAAAATGTCTGGCTCGCCAAGTATTAAAATTGAAACTATGGAACAAACTTGGAGCACTATTATGAATGGTTTAGAAGAAACCAAGCAAATTGAAGCCCAAAACATTGTTGAAAGAGAAGCGGGTAAAAAACGTTTATTAGAATTGCAAAAAGATTACGAAGCTAAAAAACATACTATGTAA
- a CDS encoding YceG family protein → MQELRPIPQDLNKIDWQMEFVLPISLRSGFSKTEDSMTYPQVAGAVLGVPMDEFSYSEWLYDIVYQDNSTIHLLAGNLDKQIDNQIFQGIQKLFNIHNEKKGLSPNRFVAFMQGNNLLPLRDHPDYYRYLTVKFIDLIKIFEENHGDLLHADFRRVVVDCIKWGFNYIDKWLQEIDLATEVPKVIWYGNATKSEQYFLCLLYLLGFDVLVFNSEKKNIFKDIKGLSISTFEYPSEMPLEPFPTEKPTRKSTTARKASMELNNIINADGSLLLKPFQLRDYLPESLTLQTTYDEIRIIGKEKAFVRPNFKVKKGAVEIPVLFSKVLGVSVDRGKYWTDFYEVKQSTPLVEVFKTFPIKPEIKGNQQFHYQFALENGTLNPEKIITANWWMHKEVSKGMQLALANGISRYVEKAHFLPQGKETKADVQMYLFSQAMTIPPLITKLLQQFDYAQDIPKIMIYNDGNNGTLTRSDAALLLLLNEIGFDVLLYNPTGQNDIELYIDESKFDSHWLEEVSFTEIFQTSSMAAKGNNAIKSIFNKFLK, encoded by the coding sequence GTGCAGGAATTACGTCCGATTCCTCAAGACCTGAATAAAATTGACTGGCAAATGGAATTTGTATTACCTATTTCCCTAAGATCTGGCTTTAGTAAAACGGAAGACTCAATGACCTATCCTCAAGTAGCAGGGGCTGTCTTGGGCGTTCCAATGGATGAATTTAGTTATAGCGAATGGCTCTATGATATTGTCTATCAAGACAACTCAACTATTCATTTATTAGCCGGAAACTTAGATAAACAAATTGACAATCAAATTTTCCAAGGCATCCAAAAACTCTTTAATATTCACAATGAGAAAAAGGGACTTAGCCCCAATCGCTTTGTGGCTTTTATGCAAGGAAATAATTTATTGCCTTTACGGGACCATCCCGATTACTATCGTTACTTAACAGTAAAATTTATTGACTTGATTAAGATTTTTGAAGAAAATCATGGTGATTTGCTTCATGCTGATTTTAGGCGTGTCGTTGTTGATTGTATCAAATGGGGTTTTAATTATATTGATAAATGGCTCCAAGAAATTGATTTAGCTACAGAAGTTCCCAAAGTAATTTGGTATGGGAATGCAACTAAAAGTGAGCAATATTTTTTATGTTTACTTTATTTACTAGGTTTTGATGTACTGGTCTTTAATAGCGAAAAGAAAAATATCTTCAAAGATATAAAAGGCCTCTCAATTTCAACATTTGAGTACCCTAGCGAGATGCCCTTAGAACCTTTTCCAACTGAAAAACCAACTAGAAAGTCTACGACTGCGCGAAAAGCCTCAATGGAATTGAACAATATTATCAACGCAGATGGAAGTTTACTATTGAAACCTTTTCAGTTAAGAGATTATTTACCCGAAAGTCTAACTCTTCAAACTACTTACGATGAGATTCGGATTATTGGGAAAGAAAAAGCTTTTGTGCGTCCAAACTTTAAAGTAAAAAAAGGTGCTGTTGAAATTCCTGTTTTATTTTCTAAAGTTTTAGGTGTATCTGTGGATCGTGGAAAATATTGGACTGATTTTTATGAAGTCAAGCAAAGTACGCCGTTAGTGGAAGTTTTTAAAACCTTCCCTATCAAACCTGAAATAAAAGGCAATCAACAATTCCATTATCAATTTGCATTAGAGAACGGCACATTGAATCCTGAAAAAATAATTACAGCGAATTGGTGGATGCATAAAGAAGTCTCAAAAGGAATGCAGTTGGCCTTAGCCAATGGAATTAGTCGTTATGTCGAAAAAGCGCATTTCCTCCCGCAAGGAAAAGAAACAAAAGCAGATGTTCAAATGTATCTTTTTTCACAGGCAATGACTATTCCACCATTAATTACAAAACTTTTACAGCAATTTGACTATGCACAAGATATTCCCAAGATCATGATTTATAATGATGGAAATAACGGAACCTTAACTCGTTCCGATGCTGCCTTGTTGTTATTGCTCAATGAAATTGGATTTGATGTATTGCTTTATAATCCAACGGGACAAAATGATATTGAATTGTACATTGATGAAAGTAAATTTGATAGTCATTGGCTGGAAGAAGTTAGTTTCACTGAAATTTTCCAAACCAGTAGCATGGCTGCCAAAGGAAATAATGCAATTAAATCGATTTTCAATAAATTCTTAAAATAA
- a CDS encoding TerD family protein, which yields MAINLSKGQKIDLTKSNPTLNNITVGLGWDEAAQSGGGGLLGGLFGSKPAAIDCDASVILLQGDRFVDKKDVVYFGHLKSEDGSIAHQGDNLTGEGDGDDEVVKVSLNKVSPKYNKIVFVVNIYQAQKRKQDFGMIKNAFIRIMDDSGVEIARYNLTDNYQGLTGLVAGELYRHEGEWKFAAVGSGMNVASLSEMLQTYK from the coding sequence ATGGCAATTAACTTATCAAAAGGACAAAAAATTGACTTAACTAAATCGAATCCTACATTAAATAATATTACTGTTGGGTTAGGTTGGGATGAAGCGGCACAATCAGGTGGCGGTGGATTACTAGGTGGTCTTTTCGGATCAAAACCTGCAGCAATTGATTGCGATGCATCGGTTATTTTACTACAAGGGGATCGTTTTGTAGATAAAAAAGATGTTGTTTACTTTGGACATCTAAAAAGCGAAGATGGTTCAATCGCACATCAAGGAGACAATTTAACTGGTGAAGGCGATGGAGATGATGAAGTTGTAAAAGTATCATTGAATAAAGTCAGCCCTAAATACAATAAAATCGTATTCGTAGTAAATATTTATCAAGCTCAAAAACGTAAGCAAGACTTCGGCATGATTAAAAATGCTTTTATTCGCATCATGGATGATTCAGGAGTTGAAATTGCCCGTTATAACTTAACTGATAACTACCAAGGACTAACTGGTTTAGTTGCAGGGGAGCTTTATCGACATGAAGGCGAATGGAAATTTGCGGCAGTTGGTAGTGGGATGAATGTTGCTAGTCTTTCTGAAATGTTACAAACATATAAATAA
- a CDS encoding TerD family protein, translating to MAVSLAKGQKVDLTKNNPGLKTVRVGLGWDTNKYDGQGDFDLDAEVFLLAANEKVKSDADFIFYNQPTSPDGAVQHLGDNRTGEGDGDDESVTVELGKVDSAIEKIRFTVTIDSADERNQNFGQVSNAFIRILNADNEEELIRYDLGEDFSIETAIVVGELYRHNGEWKFTAIGSGYQGGLAALGRDFGVNIG from the coding sequence ATGGCAGTATCATTAGCAAAAGGTCAAAAAGTTGATTTAACAAAAAATAACCCAGGTTTAAAAACGGTGCGTGTTGGTTTAGGCTGGGATACCAATAAATATGATGGTCAAGGCGATTTCGATTTAGATGCAGAAGTATTTTTACTTGCAGCAAATGAAAAAGTGAAAAGCGACGCAGATTTTATTTTTTATAACCAACCAACAAGCCCAGATGGAGCCGTGCAACATTTAGGTGATAACCGAACTGGTGAAGGCGATGGTGACGATGAATCGGTGACTGTTGAATTAGGTAAAGTAGATTCTGCCATCGAAAAAATTCGTTTCACAGTAACAATTGATAGCGCTGATGAGCGAAACCAAAATTTTGGTCAAGTATCAAATGCCTTCATTCGTATTTTAAATGCAGACAACGAAGAAGAATTGATTCGCTATGATTTAGGCGAAGATTTTTCAATTGAAACAGCAATTGTTGTTGGAGAATTGTACCGTCATAATGGCGAGTGGAAATTTACAGCAATCGGTAGTGGGTATCAAGGTGGACTAGCTGCATTAGGTCGTGACTTTGGTGTGAATATCGGGTAA
- a CDS encoding TerD family protein encodes MAINLSKGQKIDLTKTNPGLTKTIIGLGWDTNQYDGGAAFDLDASAFLLDSTGKCLNEKNFIFYNNLTSEDGSVVHTGDNRTGEGDGDDEQIKIDLSKISPAVDRIAITVTIDDAVARNQNFGQVSNAFVHILNEETGEEILNFDLGEDFSVETAVVFCELYRHNGEWKFNAIGSGYQGGLAALVQAYGLDAG; translated from the coding sequence ATGGCAATTAATTTATCAAAAGGTCAAAAAATTGATTTAACAAAAACCAATCCGGGCTTAACAAAAACAATTATTGGATTAGGTTGGGATACCAACCAATATGATGGTGGAGCAGCATTTGATTTAGATGCATCTGCGTTTTTATTAGATAGTACCGGTAAATGTCTGAATGAAAAGAATTTTATTTTCTATAATAATTTAACTTCAGAAGATGGATCAGTTGTGCATACCGGCGATAACCGAACAGGCGAAGGCGATGGAGACGATGAACAAATCAAAATCGATTTATCAAAAATTTCGCCAGCTGTTGATCGAATCGCAATTACGGTTACAATCGATGATGCCGTGGCTAGAAATCAAAACTTCGGTCAAGTTTCTAATGCGTTTGTTCATATTTTAAATGAAGAAACCGGCGAAGAAATTTTAAACTTTGATTTAGGTGAAGATTTCTCTGTTGAAACGGCAGTGGTTTTCTGTGAGCTTTATCGTCATAATGGCGAATGGAAATTTAATGCGATTGGCAGTGGATACCAAGGTGGGTTAGCCGCTTTAGTTCAAGCATATGGACTAGATGCAGGTTAA